A window of the Roseburia sp. 831b genome harbors these coding sequences:
- the atpA gene encoding F0F1 ATP synthase subunit alpha, producing MTPVGAISATDIISIIQSEIENINWDDASRETGTVIWVGDGIATIYGIDHAMYGEIVIFDNGVKGMVQDIRQNEIGVILFGRDTGIKEGTKVVRTKKKAGIPVGEGFIGRIINALGEPIDGKGEIKEEDYRPIEEEAPGIVERKSVDTPMETGILSIDSMFPIGRGQRELIIGDRQTGKTSIATDTIINQKGKDVICIYVAIGQKASTVAKIVSTLTKHDAMDYSIVLSSTASDPASLQYIAPYAGTALAEHFMHQGKDVLIVYDDLSKHAVAYRALSLLLERSPGREAYPGDVFYLHSRLLERSSRLSDELGGGSITALPIIETQAGDVSAYIPTNVISITDGQIFLESNLFNSGMRPAVNVGLSVSRVGGAAQTKAMKKASGSIRIDLAQYREMEVFTQFASDLDDATKAQLQHGKALMELLKQPLCHPLSLHEQVMTLCMANNGVFDKIPTKEVKNRQGELLSFMDLKHPELGKEIEETKAINDELVTKIMDAVKEFEG from the coding sequence GTGACCCCTGTGGGCGCAATTAGTGCAACAGATATCATCTCCATTATCCAAAGTGAAATTGAAAATATCAATTGGGATGATGCAAGCCGTGAGACCGGTACCGTAATCTGGGTCGGCGACGGAATTGCAACCATTTACGGAATTGACCATGCAATGTATGGTGAGATCGTCATCTTTGATAATGGAGTAAAAGGAATGGTTCAGGATATCCGCCAGAATGAGATTGGTGTAATCTTGTTTGGTAGAGATACCGGAATCAAAGAAGGAACAAAGGTTGTTAGAACCAAGAAAAAAGCAGGAATCCCGGTAGGTGAGGGATTCATCGGAAGAATCATCAATGCGTTAGGTGAGCCAATCGATGGAAAAGGTGAGATTAAAGAAGAAGATTACCGTCCAATCGAGGAAGAGGCACCGGGTATTGTAGAGCGTAAATCCGTAGATACTCCAATGGAGACAGGAATCCTTTCCATCGATTCCATGTTCCCAATCGGTCGCGGACAGCGTGAGTTAATCATCGGTGACCGTCAGACCGGTAAGACATCAATCGCAACAGATACCATCATCAACCAGAAGGGAAAAGATGTCATCTGTATTTATGTGGCAATCGGTCAGAAAGCTTCTACCGTAGCCAAGATTGTTTCCACGTTAACAAAACATGATGCAATGGATTATTCCATCGTATTATCATCCACAGCAAGTGATCCGGCATCCTTGCAGTATATTGCACCATATGCAGGAACAGCATTAGCAGAGCATTTCATGCATCAGGGAAAAGATGTCCTGATTGTCTATGATGATTTGTCAAAACATGCGGTTGCATACCGTGCACTGTCCTTATTGTTAGAGCGTTCTCCTGGACGTGAGGCTTATCCTGGTGATGTATTCTACTTACATTCCAGACTGTTAGAGCGTTCCAGCCGTTTAAGCGATGAACTTGGCGGAGGTTCTATTACAGCACTTCCTATCATCGAGACACAGGCGGGTGATGTATCTGCATACATCCCTACAAACGTAATTTCTATTACAGATGGACAGATTTTCTTAGAGAGTAACTTATTCAACTCCGGTATGAGACCTGCCGTAAACGTCGGACTTTCCGTATCCCGTGTCGGTGGTGCTGCTCAGACAAAGGCAATGAAGAAAGCATCCGGAAGTATCCGTATCGACCTTGCCCAGTACCGTGAGATGGAAGTGTTTACACAGTTCGCATCTGATTTGGATGATGCAACCAAAGCACAGTTACAGCACGGAAAAGCTTTGATGGAACTTTTGAAACAGCCACTTTGTCATCCACTTTCCCTGCATGAGCAGGTTATGACACTTTGTATGGCAAACAATGGTGTCTTTGATAAGATTCCAACCAAGGAAGTAAAGAACCGTCAGGGTGAACTTCTTTCCTTCATGGATTTGAAACATCCAGAACTTGGAAAAGAGATTGAAGAGACAAAAGCAATCAACGATGAGTTGGTAACGAAAATCATGGACGCAGTAAAAGAGTTTGAAGGTTAA